The genome window attacaaaaaaaccatgtaaaTGGCCCATCACTAAGCTCAGTAGAGAGGTTCTTTCTTGCTGTTGCACTTGAGGAAGTCGGCTAGCGAGAGAAAAGagtcttattaattattatttttatccgggtttgattttattttttttttgtatataccTATTATCCTGTGGTGCCTTACTTATTTATTGGACTTGTGCATAAGCTGGCCCGGATATCtcaggttataaaaaaaattctttgtttttttttaaaaaatatttaaagaatttatttttgaaagttttaaattattttgatatactaatattaaaaataattttaaaaaaaaaatattatttcaatatatttttaaataaaaaataatttaaaaaactaactaCATTGAAGTAGATTTCATCTACCATGTAAccaataaattattagaaaactaAAATCCAGTTTTTATATACACTTTTAAGGGATTATCTGCATTTGATGAGGTTAGAGAAGTCATTTAGTGAAAGATGGcctgaaattaaatacaaaCCGTCCCTACAAAAACAGTTCATGATAAATCACCACCCAGAATCATTTCAACCTATCTTTCATCACGGACGAACTTAATTATTGGTATATTCTACAGAGACTATAAATACAACATAGTTCTTGTCAGGTCTTCAAATACCTGCACATGCTCCGGCGAGCAGCTACCTGTAACGTTTGACTCCACAATCTCAGGCCGGCCCAAGTGATAAATCAAAAGGGCATCGGAAaacggagagagagagagagagagatccatGATTCTTTTTGTAAAGATATGACAAAGCTATGCTTTGATGAAAGGCCTTGAACTCCATAAAGAAACCTTGTTGAAGGTTTGCTAAAGTAAATACATAATGAAGGTGGTGGAGGTACACGGGGTTTCCTTTTCAGACCACCATGAATGATACAAATCTTAAACACCTGGAACAAATTGCATTTTTGGATAAATTACAGAGATTTCAAAGGTTATAAAGAGAGAGTGATATTGAATTCAGAGATGAAGTTTCCATCCAAACCAAAAGGAAAGCAAAGGAGGGGGAAAATACTCAAGATCATcatagcttattttatttaattttcttgaggAGTTTGCCTTTAATTTAGCGGatagatattaaattattaaacagTTGTGGCTTTTATCTTTTGGATTCCAAGGTTGTTTTAAGGTAACatctgaggtttttttttatcatataaataactttatatatatatatatatatatatatatatatatattttggtacaaagaataaagaaaacaaaggtaacatatgtttttttaagttttttatttcttaaaaattatataaaaaatgaactttttctTTAGCGTGGATTCCTTAAGAAGAAAGCAATAAAGTTGGTATAAGCTTTATAAATAGAGATTAGTAAAGTTTATTAAGCTTTTAACCCCAAATAGTCAAAGAAGACTCTTCTTGCTTGAAGCATTTCTCTTTTAACCTGTTTAGTAGTAGAagaatctttctttttatagattatatatatatatatatatatatatatatatatatatatatatatatatagagagagagagagagagatttatgGCTGAAGGCAATGTTGGTTCAACCCCATTCGtgtctttattttatgttattgttttgtttgagtGTGGTAGCAAAGTTTTGGTTTAGcaaattgtaaatattttatttcaaaatatattttttgttattaaatatattaaaataatatttattttattttttaaaatttatttggcatttgcacatcaaaacaatccaaaaacagtAAGAAATATTaatcagaaacaaaaaaaaaaatcaaaattcttctAGAAGCACGATTGAACGCACTTCTAAACTCACCCTACTTTAAGGGTGTTTTGAGAATGTGGTTgcggttttttttaaagtgttttttactcgaaaatacatcaaaataatattgtttaattttaaaaattatttttgatatcagtatattaaaatgatctaaaaacaaaaaaaatattaatattttaaaaaaattaaattattttaaaaacacttttaaaataaaaaaataaataatacatttaCTTAAAATTCGAAGttaattgagattttaataGTTTGTAGCATAACAAACCCAACAACGAATATTGGTGAAGCCTCGAAGACGACAATGAGATATTATTATGTTGTGGAAAACTTTTGTTTGAGGTGGAGAAACctgaagaaaagaagatttCTTCTTTGAAAATTGAAGATTTTGAAGATTCAACGAATCCAAATTTAAAGATGATGGAATTTGATAAAGACAGAAAGAATAATTAGGGTTTGTTGAATATTGTGCATTGGTTTTTcccatagttttcagacccgaTCCGGTTCAAGGCCCGGATTCCAGGTTTTGATCGGATCATCCgagtcaattcttttttttaaatcaaaacgatatttttttagtaaaaaaaacaaaaatcaacgagTTATAATCGGATTTTTGACCCGGTCTAGCCGGATcacattgagttttttttttctatttatttttcaatctaatcTAGTTCTAGTTTTAGATCAATTTATCAGATTAGACGGAATTCATAACTATGATTTTTCCAGATTCCTTATTCAAAGGGACTTCTATAGATTCCTTGTGTAATTACTAGTATACTTGGTATAAACAGGGTCATAAATGGCTTGTAGGCAACACAAACCAGgaatgaaaaattttaatttgtttttttaaaacttgttttaatatttttttagattattttaatatatgatgtgaaaaataaatttgaaaaataaaaaaattaatatatttttaaataaggaaacttttaaaaataactcaatcaTTGTCTCAAATGACGTGGAGGTAGCTGTGAGGTGTTTGTGCACAAAACACTTTTATTTCTCTAATGGCCTGAGAttaggggaagaagaagatgtaaCAACAGCGATGTGAATTGAGGTGGCAAAGGAATAATGATGGCCCCTCTTGTCCTCTTAATTTAACTGATTGGAGAATCTAACGTCGTCTTTAATAACGtgatttatgatgttttttcaaaatattttttaatttttttaataatttaaataatttatttatttattttttaaataatttttttttaaagaaacatagctgtaaaaaaaaaaaaaacctcccaTTGACCCTTTCAACCCAACCCTCCAAACCTTTCTTGTCAGAACAAGAGTCCAAAGTAACCACATAAAGCCACTTTTAGGGTCCCCACATGCCCATCTCTCCACTTCACTTGCCACCATTCCCAAAGTGAAAGTGAAAAAAGCAGAGAGATCACAACATGTTCTATCATCTATGATTCTAATGACCAAAGCACCATGGGACTCTTaccctcttcctctctctctctctctctctctccccctccaaATCATTCACTTTCACTTTCACATTCACATTCACATTCACACTCTCATTCTCAAAACAGACTGCTACAAGACACcaccatttatttttctttggatggcactataaaataattcaaagaaacCTCTgccttttgtgtttttgaatccCTGTAAAGAGCAGAGTGGTTCTTCTCTCCTTTATTGTTCTGTTCTGTTGTTTCTTTATCTGGCTttgccatctttttttatttctatgggCTTCTGATCTAACTCAGTTGGTCGAGAGAACATGGGGTCTTGGCTTctgcttcttttctctcttcttcttttctttcacgCCTCCTCTGCTCAACCGGGtacctctctctccccctctctgcgtaatatttttttcttatgtgcTTTGTAACATGCATATGTGTAGTATTGTTATATAAGCATCACAGTACCTCCATACTTGACTCAacgttttcatttgtttttgttgttgattgcTTTGCTCTTCTTGATTCTATTGAAGATGAGATTCAAAGACGCAAATTTTATAGAGCTATAAggttaagaagaagaaagaaaatggaaaagaaaagagctttcttttggtttgtctagtgtttttttttttttttacagaccGTATATAGGAATGGAATTTGATAGATGTTTTGGTTAGCGACTGGCTAACAAAGAAATTTATGTGGGGTTTTAGTTTTGATGCATTAAATTTTTTGACAAAGCAGCAGCAATTCATAAACCATTTatagttttgattaaaaaaatatatatttatggcTGGGAGACTTAAATCTTCTTGTTTCTATGTCGTGTCTAGAAGACTAGAATCTTTTCTAATTGgtaaagttttttctaattaCCTGTACTTGGAGTTGTTAGATGAAAATCACACCCGACCAGCCGACCACCAaggcaataaaattaaattagcaaAATTTGGGGAGTTTTAGTCCAAGTTAGAGACATAAGTTGCTTAATAACATGAGCGAGCCGCCCATTTGGTATATACAAAGGCTGAGTTCTTTGAGTATGGGCAACTTTTTATTGGTTGCATCTTCACAGAGATGCTACAACTAGGAACGTAGCTGGCACATGAAAATGTAATCAATACTTGAAAAATGCTCAATTCAATTCTGCCAGTTGTTTGCTTGAATAAGATGTTATGACATGCATGCACACATGTTAGCCTGGGAAGTGAAATAGTAATTGTTAACTCTTCCTTTTCCTGAAACATGCTGTCGGTAATATTTGATATAATGTCAGCttatttgtgttttcttttttttttgggggggtggGCTAAAATATTGACCGGAATCCCCTCTCCCCGCTCTGCATTTGCTTGCTTGTGCGTGTTTCTGGCATGAAAATCCTGTTTCTGTATCCGGACaacaatgtgattttttttttaacctaataaTGTGAATATGCTTGAACTAAAACAGGTTTTCTGAGTTTGGACTGTGGTGGCCCAGCAAACTTCACTGATGCACTTGGACTATCATGGACTTCggatgttaattttatttacgGAGAAGCAGCAAGCATATCAGTTGCAAATGAGACACGGAAGCAATACACTACAGTGAGACATTTCCCTGCAGATACCAGGAAGTACTGTTATAGATTGGATGTTACAAGTAGGACAAGATACCTTTTAAGGGCAACATTCTTGTATGGTGACTTTGACAACAATAATGTCTATCCAAAATTTGACATATCTGTTGGGCCAACTCATTGGTCTACCATTGTCATTTCTGATGCTAATACCATAGAATCTATAGAGCTAATATTTCTGGCTTCAAGTTCTTCTATCAGTGTATGCCTATCCAATGCTACAACTGGGCAGCCGTTCATATCTACCCTTGAGCTCCGACAATTCAATGGTTCAGTTTATTTTACAGCATTTGAAAACCAGTTTTTTCTCAGCGTGTCTGCCAGAATCAATTTTGGTGCCGACAGTGTGGATCCAGTTAGGTATGCTCTAAATATCTGGTTCAAGATGCAACATGATGTAATTTTTACTGATGTACATTTATCTGAATGCCTTTTCAAGCAACATCTGCTTATAATTTAAGAGAGatagagaataaaaaaacacattaaattgtACGAACTTAAATGATACACAGAAATACCTCTATTCCTCATAGTTGAAATACTTTTTCTCCCAAATTTGTTGCTGCTTGAAGAGTAACATATCAATTTTCCCTTCAGACACAAATCTTTTGACACGTGTAgatgcgcgcgcgcgcacacacatcaaataatacaacaactttttttccAGGTATCCTGATGACCCTTATGATAGAATATGGGAGTCAGACTCTGTGAAGAAAGCGAATTATCTAGTTGATGTTGCTGCTGGTACCAAGAAAGTTTCAACTGACATGCCAATCAACGTCAACATTGATGAAAGGCCTCCTGAGAAAGTGATGCAAACAGCTGTAGTTGGCACAAATGGGTCGCTCACTTATCGGTTGAATTTGGATGGTTTTCCTGGTTTTGGGTGGGCTTGCACATACTTCGCTGAAATTGAAGATCTGGATCCCACTGAGTCCAGAAAATTCAGGCTGGTACTCCCAGGGAACCCTGATATGAGCAAAGCTGTTGTCAATATCGAAGAAAATGCTCAAGGAAAATACCGTCTCTATGAACCTGGATATACCAACCTATCCCTACCCTTCGTATTATCTTTTAGATTTGGAAAGACTTCTGATTCTTCCAGGGGACCACTTCTGAATGCTATGGAGATAAACAAGTATCTTGAGAAAAATGATGGTTCTCTAGATGGTTAGTAGAACAATATTCCTTGCATGCACTCCTATAATTTTGACTGTGAACTTTAGCTGAAGACCTGAAATCTTGGTGTTTTAAACTGTGTTTGAAGCATAAGTTCTGTTAATTTGACATTGCCATTTTCCATTTTTCCATGAAGCAGATTATCTAGCACATCACGTGTTAATGTGAAAATTTGAAACCTAAAGCGCATCTGATACTAATTTGCATGAGGTGCAGGAGATGTTATTTCTGGTGTGATTTTACTCTACTCAACAGCAGATTGGGCACAAGAAGGTGGTGACCCATGCATGCCAGTTCCATGGTCATGGGTGCAGTGCAACTCTGAAGCTAGGCCAAGGATTGTTAAGCTGTAATGATTTAtctcttttatgattttattttatgcattttcaGATCCATTCCTTCATTTATCCAAGTTAAGTCCCTCACAATGTATGAAGAGAATCTTGCATTCATATGGTTGAAATAACTTCTGTGTACCTGGTTTGGCAGCTCATTGTCTAGCAAGAATTTGTCTGGGAGTGTTCCTTCAGACTTGACGAAGCTGACAGGTTTAGTTGAATTGTAAGTTTCAAGCTGCTTATCTTTTGGCTGGATGATGGATTGAATTTCAAGATATACTGCTGTAATAGCCCCCACATGATCATATCCACTTGTCTTGTGTGCAGATGGCTCGATGGAAATTCATTAACTGGTCCAATTCCTGATTTTACTGGATGCACAGACTTGGAGATCATGTAATGCTGGATGGATTTTCATAATCATGGTGtttaatctttgtttttattaaaatgttaaCCTAACAAGATGATCCATATCTGACAGTCATCTTGAGAACAATCAGTTGACGGGTGAGCTGCCATCCTCCTTGCTGAACCTACCAAATTTGAGGGAACTGTAAGTTATCGGAACTTGGATACCATTTTAAACCATAAACcaaagcttaagctgttaggtgaggttttttaagttatgatttatattattttttaacacatcctctcaagtgaaagttttttggacttgaaacttgtacagactcacactaccttgtgtataatttttttattaattagaatgaggtgttgagattcgaactcgtgatcatttGGTCAATAAaactgataccatgtcaaataatcattttaatccTAAGTTTAAACTATTAAGTGAGgcctcaagatatgatttatactATTCTCTAACAAATCTCTCATGggagtttaataattaatatatatttctgcTGTGATTGATGAATGATGATTGGAAGCAATGTCACAACTTtatatggatatttttttttggtaaaactGTAAGGAAATAGAAAATTACTTGTCTAAGTAAATAATTCATTTCACTGtattttattctgtttttttcctttagtaaaataatttatatgccTAACACCTGGGATAATTGCAGGTATGtgcaaaataatatgttatccGGAACAATACCATCGGGTCTCGGTAGAAAGGTGGTTTTGAAGTgagtctctctctttctctctctcacaccCACATGTGTGCGCACGGGCACATCCACACCCCACTTtgcaataatttattaatttgctGAATTTTGCATATTATTGATCATGGACAAAGAATTCTTTGTTTAGACTACAatgttttattgtatttttttcaaccatAATGAGAAGCCATTCAACTACTTCTAGACATAATAAGTACGTAGCCAGAGTCAATTGAAGTAACTATTAACAACTGCATGTGGTTAGTGTGTTGGTCTTTTTAATTGAGGATTTCTAATTTGTTCGTTATATGTGTCAGTAGGTCTTTCAATACTTCAGTGTCCCATATTCTTTTATCATTTCTCCTTTGTAGTTTTCCCTAAAAATCTGTTGCTCACATCTGTGCATAATCCCAAAAGGACTAGTCAGAAGTAGGAATTGATTTAGAGGCTCCATGAAATAAGGTATGTGATAGACAACCTCGTACAATCAGGCTTACTTTCACCCTATCATAGTACCATAATCTCCCCACTCAAATCTCTTTTCACTATGGCTCACTGAACTGGGGTTTTGGTGCTTCAATCCCACACAGGACCTCCAAGTTGGCTTTCCCACATTTATAATGATCCAAGGACTTGCTAGTCCAATAACATTTAACCCCAAGAGTCCTAGTCCGAAGTTTCTTTGATACACCTCTTTCCACCTGGTTACTTCACGTCAATGGAGATTTATACGTCTCCTGTATAAAATCACTTTTTTGGGTgtttaaatcaaatatattcaaCTCTGTTTTCTTGGTATAATCACAGCTACTCTGGAAACATAAATCTTCATGAAGGAGCCAGAAGAGGGAGGCACATGGGTATTATTATCGGTTCGTCAGTTGGAGCTGCTGTTCTTCTGATAACTACATTAGTGTCTTGCATGTTCAtgcaaaaaggaaagaaaagacaCCCTGACCAAGGTATGGctataaaacaattttgaagtttttgtcTAGCCTACCAGACTTCTCAGATGATAAAACATACGTAACTTGTCTATTTTAGAACAACTTCGGGATTCCCTGCCTGTGCAAAGGGTAGTTTCTACCTTGAGTAATGCTCCTGGAGAAGCTGCTCACCGTTTCACATCCTTTGAGATTGAAGATGCtacaaaaaaatttgagaagAAAATAGGCTCTGGAGGTTTTGGAGTTGTGTACTATGGAAAAATGAAAGATGGAAGGGAAATTGCAGTGAAAGTTCTAACTAGCAATTCCTTCCAGGGAAAGCGAGAGTTTTCAAATGAGGTAAATTTCCACCTTGTTGAactttattcaataaataaattgctATTGTAAATGAGGATACTTAAATTCATATTCTTTGAATGCTAGATCGTGTTCGTTATCGCTCAACTAAATTGCTGCTGGAAGTTTCATATGATTTTACTCGATTATAGTCATATGCTGGTTGGAATTGTTTAACCACTGAATGTACAAAGGATTCTTGTTTCTAACTAGATGCCATTGGTCCTGACCCTTGTTAGAAAATGCATTAAGTACTTCTTATAAAAGAATTACGTTGTCATTTTGGCTTCCAAACATTCTTGTGCAAATCATGTTTAGAGTCCCCAGCCCCGTTGAATCTGTAAGATGTAGAATTTCTGATTAaaatgttgatattttttttgtaaactaaGTTCCTACTGGAAGTGCTATGGATGTTATCCAAATTTTGACAAGATTGACTGAGCCTATTATAAATCAAATTACCTGGATCTGCCTTGGGAAAAATTCAGTAAGATAGATGAGGATTCATTAACTTGTAGAACCTGCAACAGTTGAGCTCCTTAATCCTTTAATGATAGTTTCCGTTGGGTATTAGACGAAGGAAAATTAACAAGTCCCTAAATTTCCTAGTATTGTAAGTACCTGGTTAAATAAATGGATAAAATCCTTATATTATTTAACTGATTTTATAAACTGTTTAAGAATTGAAGCTGATATGGAAACATGCATATGTTTTTTGAACGTCATGCACATATTCGTAAAATGAATATTGTTCTCTGGGAATTTAGTTAGTTTGAGAATCATGCTGTATTGGGTAGTATATTTTTCAGTTGGAGCTGAAACTGTGAATCGATTTGTTCTGCCATTTGCACAGGTGAGTCTTCTTTCAAGGATACATCACAGAAACCTGGTACAGTTTCTTGGATTTTGTCAAGAAGTTGGGAAGAGTATGCTTGTTTATGAGTTCATGCACAATGGAACACTTAAGGAACATCTTTACGGTAATTTCAAGTGTTTTTGAACTGGACCAATTTAAATTTTGACactcactattttttttacactttggcAGGTCCTTTAAAACAAGGAAGAAGTATTAGTTGGATCAAGCGCCTTGAGATAGCTGAAGATGCCGCAAAAGGTTTATGATAAgccattttttacttttttctgtTCCTAACATATTATCTATCCTTCACTATGGTGAAGCCTATAACTTAAATAAGAGTTGCAGTTGAAGAGTTGTAATGACTCTGTTTTCGTACTTGTTCAGGGATTGAATATCTTCATACAGGCTGTGTTCCAGCCATTATACATAGGGATTTAAAAACCAGCAATATTCTTCTTGACAAAAACATGAGAGCGAAGGTTGCGGATTTTGGCCTTTCAAAACTTGCAGTAGATGGAGCTTCACATGTCTCAAGCATAGTTCGAGGCACCGTAGGGTATTTGGATCCCGAGTAaggttcttttctttaattttatgatagaTCAATTTAAGCAGTATGATCTGGGAGAATTGAttatgttgctgctgctgcattgTTAGAtgattttaaactttaaaataccATAGTTATTGTGAAGTGAATAACCTTATTAATAATCTGCTAACAACATTCGGGCAGATAAAATGGCAAAGTTATATTTAAGTTTGAGACATGACAGTTGTATCTAGAACTCTCTTACGCACTCTCTCTTAGCCATAGATGTGTTTTTTAACTAGCCACATTCTTGTTTCTTATAGAAAATGATATTTACAACTGCAGTGAGAGCCTTGAGTCTAGATTGAGTATGAGTTCGGCAAACACTTTCCACCGACATGGGTGCTTCAACTGTTATCACATTGCATTAATAATTTTTGCTCTGTTACGCAGGTATTACATCTCGCAACAGTTAACGAACAAGAGCGATGTTTATAGTTTTGGTGTCATTCTCCTGGAGCTGATGTCTGGTCAAGAAGCCATATCTAACGAGAGCTTTGGTGTAAATTGTCGCAATATAGTACAATGGGTAAGCTTGTTGATTGTTCAAGGACTAGTGGCTTGGAATTTTAACCATGTGTCTTTGGGAACTTCATCATTGATGATCATTACCGGAACAACCAATTCTAACCATCTAAATTAAATTCACAGTTGCTTTCGGCGAAATGCTTCAAGCTGAATAAATATGATTGgtgttattattataaatgtGCCTTATGTCTCTATCTTTTCTCTTCAACAAAATTTGTTCAAAGTCAAGATCGAAGCTTCTTCAAgcaaattttttcttatatctgTAACTTGTAGATTAAAGTCATAAGATGATTTCAACCAAAACAAGGTGGACGAATAAGCTCAATTTGAATGCTGAGTTACAGCTTTTAAAGGGTCTTTTACTTCAGattcttttttcactttcagTTTGTTCCTGGAAGAGGTTGAGATCATTCATTTGAATGCTGAGTTAAACATATTTGGAAATGTTCCTTATTTCCTGCTTTAGACATTTGGCTTGGTGGTTGTCACAAAAAAGTTTGCTACATTTCCTTGAGAACCTCGTTCTTTTCATTTCTGGAAATTTCTATTGCTGTTGATGGACTTAAATAATTGTATGGCAGGCAAAATTACACATTGAGAGTGGGGATATCCAAGGAATCATTGATCCCTCGCTATGTAATGAATTTGACATCCAGTCAATGTGGAAGATAGCAGAGAAAGCTTTGACGTGTGTCCAGCCTCATGGTCACATGAGGCCATCTATTTCGGAAGTTCTCAAGGAGATCCAGGATGCTATCTTAATTGAAAGGGAGGTGACAGCAGCAAGAGGTTTCTCTGATGAAATGTCCAGAAATTCTGTTCAGTCTTCATTCAACCTGGGTTCTTTGGATTTGGGTGGAACTGAGAATTGCCTGGCGCTTGACGAGTCCATTGCGCGGCCAACCGCCAGATAATTCTTTACATTTCCACCGCTGGCAGTTTTGGGTTCTTAtcgtcatattttttttggtctaGGATTTATAgtgctgaaataaaaaatcgaaTCGACCCTTTAGGTTTCAAGCAAGAGCAAGAGCTTTGAACGTGTAAATTTTGAGCTTGCAAATTATTTATATTCCCATTTTGTTGTAAATTTACCCTCTTATGGCAATGAATAAATGGATCCTCCCGTTTCTATGCTCTAAATCCCATCAATGTCTGGAAAATGAGGCCTCAATTACACGGTTTAGCTGTTCAACTAGCTGGTGGCCTGCGTGCCTGCTTGTTGCAGCGAGGATTTATTTGGCGATGTAGCAACAAATatgatcaaataatataaaaaatcaatcaaaaaacttaaagaaaagcaattttatttttattgaatattaatgagaaattcttcttttttttcatattagatgcataataaaaaaaatttgttatgcttgaaaaattaaacatcCATCAAATGTTAATGTTagtgcttgttttttttatttctttaacacCTTGAGAACCACATAGTAAGTTAACAAAAGcaatttctcaataaaattaattgttaaaaaaaaaaaggcttaaaagcatgaagaaataaatacaaacgTCTATTTGTGTACCAGTGAATAGTAAATTTAGCAatagaattatgttttttttattattaattttgatgttcaAATCAGTTTACACgcactttaattaattttgtaaattaattaatcttatgAAACCTAAAATTAACAgtagaattaagttttttttttttttttttttttttttttttttttttttttttttttttttttgtaatgtaatgAAGTGGGGGTGTAAATTTTTATCATCTCTGTCCATGAGCACTGGAATTATTGTCCTAAGGTAGCAATCATGTGAGCTGACAGTGGGAATGCTGAGTGACAGAGACAGAGAATGGTGGCTGCTTTGGATGTTGCGAGGTTGGCCGAGTAGTCTTCTAGTCTATGCCTTAGTGTCTAGGTGGACCATCCATCCTTGCACGCTAAGATTAAGCAAAAATCATGTGGTTTGTCAGCATGGATCTTGTTGGGCAACCCATCAGTGATCGATTTGTTCTTCCTTTACAAGACATCAGAGCCCCATTGCTTCTTTCAAACCTCAGGCCGTCTGAACTGGTCCGATCATGGTGGCTCCTCCCTGCTTATATTGGGTCCCGAATCGGGTCACTGGGTCAGTGGTCAAAGCTGTCTTGCCATGGCAGAAGGACAAAACAATTACCTTTGAGATGTCGCTTTTTTATTATGCTGTTCATGTACCTGAAATGGACCTAAGAATGGATTCCCCATCTATCTTTTTCAATGGTTAGGCCTTGATAACTTCTTAATTAGATGCACCTTCATAATCCTTCTCtagatttatataatgattaccGACACTATTATTTAATGACACAAAagtgtttgtgtttttattggatttgaacttattatttcttgaaaatatggtaactaaaagaaaacaataaatataaat of Populus trichocarpa isolate Nisqually-1 chromosome 16, P.trichocarpa_v4.1, whole genome shotgun sequence contains these proteins:
- the LOC7465294 gene encoding probable LRR receptor-like serine/threonine-protein kinase At1g67720; translation: MGSWLLLLFSLLLFFHASSAQPGFLSLDCGGPANFTDALGLSWTSDVNFIYGEAASISVANETRKQYTTVRHFPADTRKYCYRLDVTSRTRYLLRATFLYGDFDNNNVYPKFDISVGPTHWSTIVISDANTIESIELIFLASSSSISVCLSNATTGQPFISTLELRQFNGSVYFTAFENQFFLSVSARINFGADSVDPVRYPDDPYDRIWESDSVKKANYLVDVAAGTKKVSTDMPINVNIDERPPEKVMQTAVVGTNGSLTYRLNLDGFPGFGWACTYFAEIEDLDPTESRKFRLVLPGNPDMSKAVVNIEENAQGKYRLYEPGYTNLSLPFVLSFRFGKTSDSSRGPLLNAMEINKYLEKNDGSLDGDVISGVILLYSTADWAQEGGDPCMPVPWSWVQCNSEARPRIVKLSLSSKNLSGSVPSDLTKLTGLVELWLDGNSLTGPIPDFTGCTDLEIIHLENNQLTGELPSSLLNLPNLRELYVQNNMLSGTIPSGLGRKVVLNYSGNINLHEGARRGRHMGIIIGSSVGAAVLLITTLVSCMFMQKGKKRHPDQEQLRDSLPVQRVVSTLSNAPGEAAHRFTSFEIEDATKKFEKKIGSGGFGVVYYGKMKDGREIAVKVLTSNSFQGKREFSNEVSLLSRIHHRNLVQFLGFCQEVGKSMLVYEFMHNGTLKEHLYGPLKQGRSISWIKRLEIAEDAAKGIEYLHTGCVPAIIHRDLKTSNILLDKNMRAKVADFGLSKLAVDGASHVSSIVRGTVGYLDPEYYISQQLTNKSDVYSFGVILLELMSGQEAISNESFGVNCRNIVQWAKLHIESGDIQGIIDPSLCNEFDIQSMWKIAEKALTCVQPHGHMRPSISEVLKEIQDAILIEREVTAARGFSDEMSRNSVQSSFNLGSLDLGGTENCLALDESIARPTAR